The DNA segment ATCAATTATCAGAATTCCAATACCGTGAATGTGAAAAACGTAACGAAAAAAATGGGAGTTGCTTCCTTCAGAATTGACAAGGAAAAGGCTGAAAATATTCAGCATGTGATGATTATCGCACATCCTGATGATGAAACATTATGGGCAGGGAACCATATCATGAAGGAAAAGTATCTTATTATTTGCCTGACAAACGGGGGAAATAAGGTTCGAAAGAAAGAGTTTGATAAGGCGATGGAGCTTACCGGTAATTATGGCATTATGCTGAAATATCCGGATAAGACAAAGCGTGTAAAAAACAATTGGAAAAAAGTCAAAAATTCAATTCGAAATGATATTGATTACATATTGAATTTTAAACCGTGGAGTACTATTACAACGCATAATCCAGACGGGGAATATGGCCACATTCAGCATAAATTCACAAGCATGATGGTTACCAATGAATGTGTGAAATTAGGATTGACAGATAAGCTGGAATACTTTGGTAAATATTATAAAACCAATTATTTATTAAATCATAAAATACCGGGAGCCTTGAATTATGAGGATGCACAGGCAAAGGAACAATTGATGAGCATGGTGTATATGTCACAGGGCTACGCACATCGTATCTTTGATCATATGGTTCCATATGAGAAGTTTATTCCTTACAAGGACTGGTACTTCGGTAATTGATAAAAGTAAAATGAAACAGAAGGATTATTCAACTGACAGTAAATTAGAAATAGGTCGGTCAGTTAGAAATCTTTTCTGTTTTTTTTATATGCAGATGTGAAATAGAAGCTTATCTGATATAAACTTATTATTATAATTTTACTGTAGTATTTTCTATAAAAATCCTGTCGTGAAAAATGATAATTTCATGAAATTTTAAAATAATCTAGTTAACTGCACGCATTTGTTGTATAATAGGGCTGGCGTGTAGATATATGTATACACGATTTATATTTATAAAATGTAAAAAGCATTCTGAGATTGGATGTCAAAGGAGTTTACCTATGTTCAAAAGTATCAGATACGTTGTTAAAGAGAACATATCCAATTTATACCGTATATATTGCATTGCAAAAT comes from the Erysipelotrichaceae bacterium 66202529 genome and includes:
- a CDS encoding PIG-L family deacetylase → MRKQNRRKIHIKIGVIVILLLAITNAATFRLTQRYTEADEDFKDINYQNSNTVNVKNVTKKMGVASFRIDKEKAENIQHVMIIAHPDDETLWAGNHIMKEKYLIICLTNGGNKVRKKEFDKAMELTGNYGIMLKYPDKTKRVKNNWKKVKNSIRNDIDYILNFKPWSTITTHNPDGEYGHIQHKFTSMMVTNECVKLGLTDKLEYFGKYYKTNYLLNHKIPGALNYEDAQAKEQLMSMVYMSQGYAHRIFDHMVPYEKFIPYKDWYFGN